The DNA window AACTCACAGTCCACGATCCGGTAGTAGTGATCTCTTACTTTCAAAAGATGCCTGTTCATCAGTGTTTCAGCGATATGCAAGAAGGATTCAAGGCAGGTGTTATCATTTTCATCATTAATATACAGTAAGTCTTGCATGTTTTTTTTCGGCGAAGAAAGGGATAACTTTCAATACCAACAAGGCTTTCAGCAAAGATGGATGTTGCAGGATGGAAGGATAAAAATTGATGTGATGATAGTGTTGTCTGACAGATATCCGGAGAATCGTGAGGAGTCAGGAATTATATTTTTAAAACAAAGAATTTTGATGGAGAGGGTATCGTCTCCCGTTGCAGGCCTGTCAATGGTTTCATAGAAAATTGGGTTGACAGCCAAAGCTGTCAACCCTGAGTTATCATGGATTCTGGTCTTCCGGATTGATTTTATCGTTGGCATCAATTTCTGTAATCGGTATTTGTATCAGCCATCGCGGATCATTGGCTGGAATGGTCAGCAGATAAGGATGGTTGCCGGTACGCACGAGGTCCTGCTGATAACGTTTCAGATCAAAGAAGTATACGCCGGATTCTCCGTACAATTCTTTACGGCGCTCCAGTAGTATCATCCTGATCAGGTTATCTTTCCCTATAGATACATCCGGCTTTACAGCGGAAGGATCACGCAGACTTTGTAGTGAGAACAACACATCAACAGATTCCTGAAGTTTGTTCTGTTGTGCCAGTGCTTCTGCTTCTATCAGATACATTTCGGCGGACCGCATCGTAATGATATCTCCGGTAATGGAGGTGGTGAGCCTCGACCGGTACTTACGGCTTCCCCAGGCCTTTGTGGGGGCTGCGGGATTGGCGCTATAGTCAACGAAGGTGGCTCTTCTTGCATCGGTGGTGCTGAACTTGCTGACAAAGTCGGCATTCACATAAATGTTGCGGTAGTATCCATTGGTCTGGTCCATGAAGCTGAACTGCGAATAATAGATGAGGCTCTGGTCTTCCGGTACGGGAAATCCCCATATCCATTCCTGGTTGCTGATGTCATTGAAACCGCCTGCATAGTTGCTGTTGGACATCAGTGGAAAACCGGTCCTTGCTGCCTGGGCATTGTCAATGGCTTTCTGCCAGAGGGAGTTATCAGCCATGGCCAGTTCCTGGTATACTTCAGCGAGGATACCCTGTGCTACGTTTTTGTTGATACGGAATTTACCGGCGCGGGCGGCGGGTAGTTTGTCTATAGCGGCAGTAAGGTCTGCCAGTATAAGCTGGTATACTGTTTTCAGGGATGCTCTGGGATTGCCCTTGCTGTCTTTGGAGGCCGGTTCTGTGTAGATGGGCACACCGGGTGCATCAGGATTTTTGGCGTAGGTAAACTGATAACATCTGGCCAGCCAGAAATAAGAATAGGCACGTATCGCCTGAGCTTCTGCTATCAGTGCTTCTTTCTCTGCCTGGGTGGCTCCTTTGATATCGGGTGTATATTTGATGACAGCATTGGCATTGTTGATGGTTTTGTAAAACATGTCCCAGATCTGCCGGGTACGGTTACCGGTTTGGATACGGCCGGCAGCTGCTTCCTCCCAGGAAGTTTCTACCCGCCACCAGGTGCGGTTGGCTTCAAAAATATCATTGCCTCTTACTTCAAAGAAAAACATGGTGGTCTGCAAGCCTCTGTTGGTGAGGTTGCCGGAGTTGTTGGGGCTGCCGCCATAGCCGTTGTAGTTCTCCGACCGGAATATCCAGTAGATGCCTGTTATGGCGCTTTCAGCGCCGGATTTGGTGGAGAAAACGATATTGTCCGTAAGATCACCATTTTCGGGACTGGGAGCGTTGAGAAACTCTTTCTTACAGGCTGTCAGGGCAAGCAGACAAAGTGTGGTTATGATGATAATGCGCGATTGTTTCATGATAAATGTTTTTAAAAGGTTACAGCCCTACGTTGATACCGATGGAGAATATTTTACTGGAAGTGGTGTTGTGGTTGCTGGCCTGTGCGTTGATATTAGCTTCAGGGTCGGCTCCTTTGGGGCCGCCAAAGAAGGTGAACGCGTTTTGCAAATCCGCAAAAACACGGGCGTTGCTGATGAAGGCCCGCTTCAGCAGTCTCTCGGGAAAACGGTATCCCAGCGTGATATTACGGATACGCATATAACTCAGGTCGTACAGGAAACGGCTGGAAGCAGCGTTGGCATTGTCGGTGGCGGTGCTCAGCCTGGGAGTCTTGCCATCGCCAGGATTGTCGGGACTTTGCCATCTGTTTAAAATATCAACGTTGGCATTGGTACCTGGACTGATCATACCACCCATTAATGAGGCATAGTTGCCATCATAGTATTTACCACCCAGCGCAAAGGTAGCCAGCACGGTAAAGTCGAAGTTGCCATACCGCAGCGTGTTGGTGATACCACCGGTATAGTCGGAGAGGCGATTAGCCAGTCGGTAACGGGTGGCTTCACTGTATTTTTTGGTGGTGGTTTTACTACCGGCATTGGCGGCATCGTCCTTGTACCACATGGGTTTGCCGTCTGCAGGGTCTACACCGGCATATTCCTGAATATACCATTCGTACCAGCTGCCTCCTACGATCTGGGTGGTGCCTGGGGCGATTTCGGTGATCACGTTTTTGAGTTTGGTCACGTTAAAGGATGTACGCCATTCCAGTTTTCCGTTTTGGATGTTAACGGTATTCAGCTCTATTTCAAAGCCATAGTTTTTAACACCGCCTATGTTGTCGCTGATAGCATTGATACCGGTGGAGTTGGGGAGTGGACGGTCAAACAACAGATTGGCGGACTTGCGGTTGAAATAAACAAACGACCCGCTGACACGGTCTTTCAGGATACTGAATTCCACGCCGAGGTCCAGCTGCTTCTGTGTTTCCCAGCTGAGATTGGGATTGGATACCGTATTGATGATAATGCCGCTGGCAGAGCCCATATTGGCGCCAGCGGAATAAGTGCCCAGGTAAGGGAAACTGCCGGGCAGTGACTGATTGCCGCTGGTACCATAGCTGGCTTTTAGTTTCAGCTGATTGAGCCAGGCGATATCTTCCATAAACACCTCCTTGTTGAGGTTCCAGGAAGCGCCGGCGGCATAAAAAAGGCCCCAGCGGGCATCTTTAGCAAAGCGGGTGGCGCCGTCTCTGCGGATGGACAGGCTCAGGTGATACTTATCGGCCAGGTCGTAGGCGGCCCGCGCAAAATAACTCTGGAGGCGGAATTTGTTTTTGATGCCTTCTGCGGTGGAGGTGGTGCCGTAACTGGGTTGTGTGGGATATGCATAGGTAAAGCCCGTACGCTGGGAGCTGGTGGTTTCAGTCACCTGCCGGAAAGCTTCCATACCGGCTACCAGATTGATATGATGCTCACCAAAGGTTTGGTCGTAGGTAAAGGCGTTGCTGAAGTTCTGCGCATACAGCAGCGTGATGGAGCGGTAGCTGAGACCTCCGCTGGTAGTGCCATCACCATAAAATGGATTCCAGAATACATTGTTGTCTACCTGGTTGTAGTCGATGGAGTACTGCGAACGGAAGGTAAGTCCTTTGAAAAGGTTTAGTCCCATATAGGCGTTGCCGTTAGCAGTCAACCTTTCATTGGTAATAGGGTTGATGCTGGTGGTGCCGGAAGGGTTCTGACCCGAGTTGAAAGGACGGTACTGTGCAGAGGGTCTGAGTACACCTTCTGTGGTGCTGTTGTTGCCGTAGTCGAATATTTTTTTGCCGTTGCCGTCCAGCAGAAAGTTGCCGTTGGCCGGATCACGCAGATAGACAGGATAGATGGGAGCGATGGTGCGGGCGAAACCAATTCCATTGGATGCGCCGCCATTACCCTGATAAGGGAAGTTCTGGTTGGAATAAGCCAGGCTGGAGTTAATGCCCACCTGCATCCATTTAATGGGCGTGGCATCTACCTTCACCCTGCCGGAATAACGTTTGAAGTCTGATTCCTTTTGTATGCCCTGGTCCTGGATATAACCACCAGACAGGTAATAACGAATCGTGTTCGCGGCATCACTGCCAGACACGTTCATGTTGATGTCGTGCCGGATGCCGGTACGGGTCATCTCGTCCATCCAGTTATCGTTCCACAGCAGTTGAGCATTGGGCAACACTTTGCCATCCAGTCCTACGGGCTGGGCTACGTTAAAGGGATTGTACACCAGGCGCGGCGCTACCTGTTTGCTGGCATAGGCTTCCGCACTGGGTACATTGTATTGCGTCAGCAGGGCGGGGTTATCACGCGCATCGTTGCGCAGGGCTTCCCAGGTCATTTCATAATACTGGGCTGGGCTAACGGTAGGATATTCTTTCACGGCTCTCCTGGAAAAACCGGTGAGTCCGGAGAGCTCAAAATGGCTTTTGCCTTTACCTTTTTTAGTGGTGACCTGTATAATACCATTGGCTGCACGGGAGCCATAGATAGAAGTAGAAGAGGCATCTTTGAGAACAGTAATGGTTTCCACATCAGCGGGATTGATACTGTTGATGCTGCCGGAATAGGGAGATCCATCGAGTAGTATCAGCGGGTCATTGCTGGCATTAAAGGAACCGATGCCGCGGATACGGATGGTAGGGTTTTCGCCCGGCTGTCCACTGGTATTAACGGCGAGTACGCCGCTGGCATTTCCCTGCAGTACACCGGTGATGGTGGACACCTGCAGGTCTTTGAACTTCTCATTGCTGATGACGGCTGCGGTGCCGGTAAAGGCCTGCTTCCGGGTATTGCCATAGGCGGTGATCACCACTTCACCAAGTTGTTTTTCTTTATTCTTCAGACGGATGATCAAACTGTCCTGTTGCCCTACCGTTATTTGTTGCGGATCATAACCGATGGCATAGAATTCAAGCGTGGCGCCAATGGGGACGGTTATTACAAAACGACCGTTATGGTCTGAGGGGACGGCTTTCGAGCCGTTGTGCTGCCGTACGGATACACCCGGTAATGGATGCCCGTCGTCTGCATCCCTGACGGTCCCTGACAGGTTTCTGATTTGGGCGTTGGCTAACGTGCATATACACACGAAAAATGCCAGCAGAAGTAAGCGTTTTCTGTTCATGTTGGTATGGATTTGTTAGGGAATACAGGATGATACACGGATTTATAAAGGCAAAAGGTTTCCCTGTATGACATCCGTCGGGACGTCATACCAATCATTGAGTCATGGTGTTCACTGGCCGTTCCTATGCGTTAAGGCAAAAAAACAGCTGTTCCCCCGCAAGGGAAGTAATACCGGTAAAGTAAATGCACGTGATGGTTTGCCGCCTGCTGCAGTGTATGTTGTACCACTGCACACAGGATGTACAATTATTGATTTTGATTGATGGTAATTGAATGCCTCGCTGTTGGCTCCTTTTATCTCATACTAAAAAACCTTGCATTGGATGCTACAGACATTTTATCAAATCAAGTATACATATTTTTATGTAGGTTGTATCCTGTAAGACAATATTTGTACGGATTAAGACAATAATGATTAATACCGGATTCTTTCAGTTTATTTTGCAGTATCATGGAAAGAAAACAGGAGATAGACGAACTACGTACATGCTTCCCCGTTGGCATCCGGCATGCGCAGATGCTGCTCAGCAAAACAAATGGTGATGTGGCTGCTGCAGCGGCTTTGTTTAAAGAGGAAACAACAGCAGTTGTCCTGAGCAAAACGGATGCTTCGCCTGAATTGGTGCAGCAGCAGCTGGAACAGCATCAGTATGATATTGCCAAAACACTGGCAGGCATAGAGGAGGCCCGTTTTACAATAACGGAAAGGATATTGCGTAAATACAAAAACGATCACGAGACAGCCCTTGATAAAATTTGTCTGGCTATTGAAGAAGCAGCGCAGCTGAAAAGAAACTACTGGTTGCCGCTGAATGAGCTGAAACAACAACTGCATCCCCATCCATATTGTCTGATGGTGGTGAGCGAGTGGTTGTCTTTTGAAGGTTGGGAAGGGTTTGATGTGGCCTGTAGTTTTTACCCCGCTGTTGTTGCAGAAGAGATAACGGCCACGCTGCAACTCCCGTTGGTGGCAGCTGCCATCCTGAAGACTGATGAAGCAGCCTTTCAGCAGCATAGAATGCAACTGATACCAAAACTGTATGCAATGGTGGTGCAACAGGTTACGCAGTTTCCCTGAGCAGCTCTATTTTATGGGTGATCACTTTTTTGTCGGCAGGGGAATGGCTTAATGCAAGCGCTTTCTTGAGGGAAGCAATGGCTACTTTGTTATCTATACCCGCATATAATTCGCCCAGCAGCAGATGATACATATAATGATCATTCAGCTCCAGCTTGCGGGCTTCCTTGATAGCAGCCTCTTTGCCGTTGGCACGGGAGAGGGCATAGGTCCTGTTGAGTGCGGCTACAGGAGAATACTCCAGTGTCAGCAGATGGTTATAGAGTTGCAGGATGTTTTCCCACTTCTCAGGAGTGTTTGCTTTGATGGTATGCCAGTAGGCAATGCCTGCTTCGAGATGGTATTTGGTAATAGTATTTCCTTTGGATGCCAACCCGAGAAAGTATTCTCCCTGCCCGATCAGATCATCATCCCACAGGCTGGTGTCCTGGTCGTCATATAAAATGGTGTCACCGCTGGCATCGGTCCGCGCTTCAAAGCGTGAAGCCTGGAAGCTCATCAGGGAAAGCAGCGCATTCACGGAAGGTGCGTTGGTGCTCTCATTTTCTGTCAGCAGGAAAGTGAGGCGCATGGCTTCCAGACAAAGTTCTTTACGCAGCGAATGATCATGGCTCACTGAAAAATAACCTTCGTTAAACAACAGATACAAGGTCCGGAGTACAGCGTCCAGCCGGCCGGGGATCTCAGCTTCACCCGGAAAGGAAATGCTGATCTGTTCTTCCCTTAGCTTCTCCTTAGCCCGCAATAAACGTTTGTTGATAGTGTCTTTACTGGTCAGAAACGCGTCTGCTATTTCATCGATGCCAAAACCACACAATACACGCAATGCCATCCCTATCTGCGATTCCACTGAAATAGCAGGATGGCATACAGCAAACATCATCTGAAGCTGACTGTCTTTGATGTTCTGAGCAGACAGATCTATGTCCGGTACTTCGCTGGTGGCGGCCCGGTTTAATTGTATGGCTACCTTTTCCTGAAATACCGCCTGATGCTTCAGATGGTTCTTTGCCTTGTTTTTGGCAACCGTGTACAGCCATGCCGCCGGGTTTTCCGGCAAACCCTTGATACCCCAGGTTTCGGAGGCCGCCAAAAAAGTGTCACTGGCAATATCCTCGGCAATATCCAGATGTTCAAATCCCAGTAGTTTACACAATACAGCGGTGATCTTGCTGTATTCCGTCCTGAACAGATGGGGGAGCAGTTCTTTTTCTTCCATAACAGAAAAGCCTATGTAATACTGCAATATTACATAGGCTTGTTGATTTTAAGCAGATGATTATAAAATACTGATTTCTCTTACTTCTACGTTACCACCCAGTTGCAGAATAGGGCATCCGCTGGCGAGTTCCACAGCTTCTTCCATGGAAGCAGCTTTCACCATGGTATAACCACCCAGCGCTTCTTTAATCTCTGTATAAGGACCGTCTGTTACTACGTTACCAGGTCTTAATACTTTACCATTTGGTTCCAGTCGGTTTCCACGGTCTGCGAGTTTGTTCTGTGCGGCAATGCTGCCAATCCAGTCCATCCACAATTTAGTAGTGGCCTGCATTTCTTCCGGTGAACGTTTTGGCAGTTTAGCGTTGTCATTTCTGAATAAAAACAAAAAATTCTTCATGGCTTTAAAATTAAAAGGTTATATCCAGATAACAACTACATGC is part of the Chitinophaga flava genome and encodes:
- a CDS encoding RagB/SusD family nutrient uptake outer membrane protein; amino-acid sequence: MKQSRIIIITTLCLLALTACKKEFLNAPSPENGDLTDNIVFSTKSGAESAITGIYWIFRSENYNGYGGSPNNSGNLTNRGLQTTMFFFEVRGNDIFEANRTWWRVETSWEEAAAGRIQTGNRTRQIWDMFYKTINNANAVIKYTPDIKGATQAEKEALIAEAQAIRAYSYFWLARCYQFTYAKNPDAPGVPIYTEPASKDSKGNPRASLKTVYQLILADLTAAIDKLPAARAGKFRINKNVAQGILAEVYQELAMADNSLWQKAIDNAQAARTGFPLMSNSNYAGGFNDISNQEWIWGFPVPEDQSLIYYSQFSFMDQTNGYYRNIYVNADFVSKFSTTDARRATFVDYSANPAAPTKAWGSRKYRSRLTTSITGDIITMRSAEMYLIEAEALAQQNKLQESVDVLFSLQSLRDPSAVKPDVSIGKDNLIRMILLERRKELYGESGVYFFDLKRYQQDLVRTGNHPYLLTIPANDPRWLIQIPITEIDANDKINPEDQNP
- a CDS encoding SusC/RagA family TonB-linked outer membrane protein, with translation MNRKRLLLLAFFVCICTLANAQIRNLSGTVRDADDGHPLPGVSVRQHNGSKAVPSDHNGRFVITVPIGATLEFYAIGYDPQQITVGQQDSLIIRLKNKEKQLGEVVITAYGNTRKQAFTGTAAVISNEKFKDLQVSTITGVLQGNASGVLAVNTSGQPGENPTIRIRGIGSFNASNDPLILLDGSPYSGSINSINPADVETITVLKDASSTSIYGSRAANGIIQVTTKKGKGKSHFELSGLTGFSRRAVKEYPTVSPAQYYEMTWEALRNDARDNPALLTQYNVPSAEAYASKQVAPRLVYNPFNVAQPVGLDGKVLPNAQLLWNDNWMDEMTRTGIRHDINMNVSGSDAANTIRYYLSGGYIQDQGIQKESDFKRYSGRVKVDATPIKWMQVGINSSLAYSNQNFPYQGNGGASNGIGFARTIAPIYPVYLRDPANGNFLLDGNGKKIFDYGNNSTTEGVLRPSAQYRPFNSGQNPSGTTSINPITNERLTANGNAYMGLNLFKGLTFRSQYSIDYNQVDNNVFWNPFYGDGTTSGGLSYRSITLLYAQNFSNAFTYDQTFGEHHINLVAGMEAFRQVTETTSSQRTGFTYAYPTQPSYGTTSTAEGIKNKFRLQSYFARAAYDLADKYHLSLSIRRDGATRFAKDARWGLFYAAGASWNLNKEVFMEDIAWLNQLKLKASYGTSGNQSLPGSFPYLGTYSAGANMGSASGIIINTVSNPNLSWETQKQLDLGVEFSILKDRVSGSFVYFNRKSANLLFDRPLPNSTGINAISDNIGGVKNYGFEIELNTVNIQNGKLEWRTSFNVTKLKNVITEIAPGTTQIVGGSWYEWYIQEYAGVDPADGKPMWYKDDAANAGSKTTTKKYSEATRYRLANRLSDYTGGITNTLRYGNFDFTVLATFALGGKYYDGNYASLMGGMISPGTNANVDILNRWQSPDNPGDGKTPRLSTATDNANAASSRFLYDLSYMRIRNITLGYRFPERLLKRAFISNARVFADLQNAFTFFGGPKGADPEANINAQASNHNTTSSKIFSIGINVGL
- a CDS encoding RNA polymerase sigma factor → MEEKELLPHLFRTEYSKITAVLCKLLGFEHLDIAEDIASDTFLAASETWGIKGLPENPAAWLYTVAKNKAKNHLKHQAVFQEKVAIQLNRAATSEVPDIDLSAQNIKDSQLQMMFAVCHPAISVESQIGMALRVLCGFGIDEIADAFLTSKDTINKRLLRAKEKLREEQISISFPGEAEIPGRLDAVLRTLYLLFNEGYFSVSHDHSLRKELCLEAMRLTFLLTENESTNAPSVNALLSLMSFQASRFEARTDASGDTILYDDQDTSLWDDDLIGQGEYFLGLASKGNTITKYHLEAGIAYWHTIKANTPEKWENILQLYNHLLTLEYSPVAALNRTYALSRANGKEAAIKEARKLELNDHYMYHLLLGELYAGIDNKVAIASLKKALALSHSPADKKVITHKIELLRETA
- a CDS encoding YciI family protein, translated to MKNFLFLFRNDNAKLPKRSPEEMQATTKLWMDWIGSIAAQNKLADRGNRLEPNGKVLRPGNVVTDGPYTEIKEALGGYTMVKAASMEEAVELASGCPILQLGGNVEVREISIL